Proteins from a single region of Nitratidesulfovibrio sp.:
- a CDS encoding sugar ABC transporter permease has protein sequence MNHSALLHTPAEAGTDSGTGVAARSSAPPSLRAAASGASGPTGASDTTGASDVPGALAPRPGNGTPRPRNGARAVALALTVPGQVVSLLVLVLPLLVALYMSFTDWSPTRGSLFDAEFVGFENYGELLIYDTRFTYAVLRTLCISVVCLSLEFTFGLGLAVLFMREFRGKSLLFSAFLTPMMILPVVVGYIFWMLFQSNGPVNQVLELAFGAGAGVEWFRSASFAVLAVIITEVWHWTPLFFLILLSGLNSVPENPVRAAVILGASPRQVFWRVVMPMLKPVIIVAFVIRSMEIIKLFDEVFMLTRGGPGSSTETISLYIYKLAFNDFQLAYGAAAAFIVLIGSLVLVHLLLAPVRDQLLEGGRK, from the coding sequence TTGAATCATTCCGCACTGCTGCATACCCCGGCTGAGGCCGGGACGGATTCCGGAACGGGCGTGGCCGCACGGTCGTCCGCTCCTCCGTCCCTACGGGCAGCCGCCTCTGGCGCGTCCGGTCCAACGGGCGCATCCGATACAACGGGCGCATCCGATGTCCCAGGGGCTCTGGCACCCCGCCCAGGCAACGGCACCCCGCGCCCGCGCAACGGTGCACGCGCGGTTGCCCTGGCCCTGACGGTGCCGGGCCAGGTGGTGTCGCTGCTGGTGCTGGTGCTGCCGCTGCTGGTGGCCCTGTACATGAGCTTCACCGACTGGTCGCCCACGCGCGGCTCGTTGTTCGACGCCGAATTCGTGGGTTTCGAGAACTACGGCGAATTGTTGATCTACGATACCCGGTTCACCTACGCCGTGCTGCGCACCCTGTGCATCTCGGTGGTCTGCCTTTCGCTGGAATTCACCTTCGGGCTCGGCCTTGCGGTGCTGTTCATGCGTGAGTTCCGCGGCAAGTCGCTGCTCTTTTCCGCCTTTCTCACCCCCATGATGATCCTGCCCGTGGTGGTGGGCTACATCTTCTGGATGCTCTTTCAGTCCAACGGGCCGGTGAATCAGGTGCTGGAACTGGCCTTTGGTGCCGGGGCCGGGGTGGAGTGGTTCCGCAGCGCGTCCTTTGCCGTGCTGGCGGTGATCATCACCGAGGTGTGGCACTGGACGCCGCTGTTCTTCCTCATCCTGCTCTCTGGCCTCAACTCGGTGCCGGAAAATCCGGTGCGCGCGGCGGTGATCCTTGGCGCATCCCCTCGCCAGGTATTCTGGCGGGTGGTCATGCCCATGCTGAAGCCGGTGATCATCGTGGCCTTCGTCATCCGCTCCATGGAGATCATCAAGCTGTTCGACGAGGTGTTCATGCTGACGCGCGGCGGGCCCGGCTCGTCCACGGAAACCATCAGCCTGTACATCTACAAGCTGGCCTTCAACGACTTTCAGCTGGCCTACGGCGCGGCCGCCGCGTTCATCGTGCTGATCGGTTCGCTGGTGCTGGTGCACCTGCTGCTGGCCCCCGTGCGCGACCAGCTTCTGGAAGGAGGTCGCAAATGA
- a CDS encoding carbohydrate ABC transporter permease, whose translation MPRKLTPLQALVMGLALIVVLFPVFWIVMTAIKPPTDWNASPAIWVPSKPTLINFQTLFNPDAIREYGVGGVSQAATDSVIGSLLASVSATAISVVIGLFSAIGISRYGNGGKSTPLVILSGRMFPPAAIAVPFVIMFSTIGLIDSYPGLIAIYAAVTLPFSTWMLKSFVEDLPREIEEAAMIDGRSRMMAHLTVTIPLIKGGLFATTMFVFILNWSEFMFALVLSYSNVSTIPVQLAKYVTATAGTLYGVQAALAVLAMVPLVIVGYRIQSHLARGMTFGAIKQ comes from the coding sequence ATGCCCCGCAAGCTAACCCCGTTGCAGGCACTGGTGATGGGCCTGGCGTTGATCGTGGTGCTGTTTCCGGTGTTCTGGATCGTCATGACGGCCATCAAGCCGCCCACGGACTGGAATGCCTCGCCCGCCATCTGGGTGCCGTCCAAGCCCACGCTGATCAACTTCCAGACCCTGTTCAACCCCGACGCCATCCGCGAATACGGCGTGGGCGGGGTCAGCCAGGCAGCCACGGATTCGGTGATCGGCTCCCTGCTGGCCTCGGTATCGGCCACGGCCATCTCGGTGGTCATCGGGCTGTTTTCGGCCATCGGCATCTCGCGCTACGGCAACGGCGGCAAGTCCACGCCGCTGGTCATTCTTTCGGGGCGCATGTTTCCCCCGGCGGCCATCGCCGTGCCCTTCGTCATCATGTTCTCGACCATCGGGCTCATCGACAGCTACCCCGGCCTCATCGCGATCTACGCGGCGGTGACCCTGCCGTTCTCCACCTGGATGCTGAAGAGCTTCGTCGAGGATCTGCCGCGCGAGATCGAAGAGGCCGCCATGATCGATGGCCGCTCGCGCATGATGGCCCACCTTACCGTGACCATTCCGCTCATCAAGGGCGGGCTGTTCGCCACCACCATGTTCGTGTTCATCCTGAACTGGTCGGAATTCATGTTCGCCCTGGTATTGTCCTACAGCAACGTGAGCACCATCCCCGTCCAACTCGCCAAGTACGTCACGGCCACCGCGGGCACCCTGTACGGCGTGCAGGCCGCCCTGGCCGTGCTGGCCATGGTGCCGCTGGTCATCGTGGGGTACCGCATTCAGTCCCACCTCGCGCGGGGCATGACCTTTGGAGCGATCAAGCAATGA
- a CDS encoding ABC transporter ATP-binding protein: protein MTTPKLELVSLCKEYDGGDVVAVDGIDLTVAPGETIALLGPSGCGKSTTLNMIVGLEDPSSGDIRIDGQSVVGVPAGRRNVGLVFQDYAVFTSMTVRGNLAFGLEVRKTPRAAIDRAVAEVAELLGMSDRLDARARDLGGSELQRVAIGRTLVTRPSILLLDEPLSNLETAARLAMRQELRRLQHEIGLTIIYVTHDQVEALSLADRIAVMHAGRILQAERTQVICEQPGHVLVAGFLGSPPMNLVRGSLRGTGHGEAEGGGGMCFRAPGFVLPMPETAGQGLPEGTYTLGIRAETLRLTRVGDAGVTGRVALVEPRGADSVLSVVVGSEVLKVVTPATEAPCEGQEVGLCVPAEALCLFDGDTNRRTAFCPRERA from the coding sequence ATGACTACCCCCAAGCTGGAACTGGTTTCCCTGTGCAAGGAATACGACGGCGGCGACGTGGTAGCCGTGGACGGCATCGACCTGACCGTGGCCCCCGGCGAAACCATCGCGCTGCTGGGCCCCTCGGGCTGCGGCAAGTCCACCACCCTGAACATGATCGTGGGGCTGGAGGATCCGAGCTCCGGCGACATCCGCATCGACGGGCAATCCGTGGTCGGCGTGCCCGCCGGGCGGCGCAACGTGGGCCTGGTGTTTCAGGACTACGCGGTGTTCACCTCCATGACCGTGCGCGGCAACCTGGCCTTCGGGCTGGAAGTGCGCAAGACGCCCCGGGCCGCAATCGACCGGGCCGTGGCCGAGGTGGCCGAACTGCTGGGCATGTCCGACAGGCTGGACGCCCGCGCCCGCGACCTTGGCGGGTCCGAGTTGCAACGGGTGGCCATCGGGCGCACCCTGGTCACCCGGCCCTCCATCCTGCTGCTGGACGAGCCGCTCTCCAACCTGGAGACGGCGGCCCGCTTGGCCATGCGCCAGGAATTGCGGCGGTTGCAGCACGAGATCGGCCTGACCATCATCTACGTGACCCACGACCAGGTGGAGGCGTTGTCGCTGGCGGACCGCATCGCGGTGATGCACGCCGGGCGCATCTTGCAGGCGGAACGCACCCAGGTGATCTGCGAGCAGCCCGGCCACGTGCTGGTGGCGGGTTTTCTGGGGTCGCCCCCCATGAACCTGGTGCGCGGCAGCCTGCGCGGCACCGGGCATGGCGAGGCCGAGGGGGGCGGGGGCATGTGCTTCCGCGCGCCCGGCTTCGTGCTGCCCATGCCGGAAACGGCGGGGCAGGGCCTGCCCGAGGGCACCTATACCCTGGGTATTCGCGCCGAAACCCTGCGCCTGACGCGGGTGGGTGACGCGGGCGTCACCGGGCGTGTGGCCCTGGTGGAGCCGCGCGGCGCGGACAGCGTGCTGTCCGTGGTGGTGGGCAGCGAGGTGCTGAAGGTGGTGACCCCCGCCACCGAGGCGCCTTGCGAAGGGCAGGAAGTGGGGCTTTGCGTGCCCGCCGAGGCGCTGTGCCTGTTTGACGGCGACACCAACCGCAGAACCGCGTTCTGCCCAAGGGAAAGGGCCTAA
- a CDS encoding ABC transporter ATP-binding protein has protein sequence MTAAHAAADAAMGAECAMPGAGLSPALTVDGLCKRFGANAALAKAALDGVGFSVPQGALTVILGPAGAGKTTTLRMVAGLDTPDAGTVALAGRDAAGLEPRERDIAMIFDNLALYPDKTGFQNIANPLVIRRMAKDEIETRVAEVAATLQITHVLHRLPKTMSGGERQRVALGRALVRTPALFLLDEPLSSLDAKLRIELRAELKRLQRERGCTFLMATPDFNEAMAIGDTVVLLRQGRVVQVDAPQRLYDAPVDREAALFVGSPQINLLEAAYVPGEGDGHMVAAGTRLAAPAHLAKAFGGGAQRFELGIRPENLRVTEPASGLASGLASGLASGSITGELTDIEALGLKSVLTVTNPAARLRVLVDSAEVRTLRLGQQVGLEAVNTPRMLAFDPDGGRSLLHG, from the coding sequence ATGACGGCGGCACACGCTGCGGCGGATGCGGCCATGGGCGCGGAATGCGCCATGCCCGGCGCGGGGTTGTCCCCGGCGCTGACGGTGGACGGGCTGTGCAAGCGCTTCGGTGCCAATGCTGCCCTTGCCAAAGCTGCCCTTGACGGGGTGGGCTTCAGCGTGCCGCAGGGCGCGCTGACGGTCATCCTTGGCCCTGCGGGCGCGGGCAAGACCACCACCCTGCGCATGGTGGCCGGGCTGGACACGCCCGACGCGGGCACGGTGGCCCTGGCCGGGCGCGATGCCGCCGGGCTGGAGCCGCGCGAGCGCGACATCGCCATGATCTTTGACAACCTGGCCTTGTACCCGGACAAGACCGGGTTCCAGAACATCGCCAATCCGCTGGTCATCCGCAGGATGGCCAAGGACGAGATAGAGACGCGGGTGGCCGAAGTGGCCGCCACGTTGCAGATTACCCACGTGCTGCACCGCCTGCCCAAGACCATGAGCGGCGGCGAGCGCCAGCGCGTGGCCCTGGGCCGTGCGCTGGTGCGTACCCCCGCGTTGTTCCTGCTGGACGAGCCGCTCTCCAGCCTGGACGCCAAGCTGCGCATCGAACTGCGGGCGGAGCTGAAGCGCTTGCAGCGCGAACGGGGCTGCACCTTCCTGATGGCCACCCCCGACTTCAACGAAGCCATGGCCATCGGCGATACCGTGGTGCTGCTGCGGCAGGGCCGGGTGGTGCAGGTAGACGCGCCGCAGCGGCTGTACGACGCCCCGGTGGACCGCGAGGCGGCCCTGTTCGTGGGTTCGCCGCAGATCAACCTGCTGGAGGCGGCGTATGTGCCCGGCGAGGGCGACGGGCACATGGTGGCGGCGGGCACGCGACTGGCCGCACCCGCGCACCTGGCGAAGGCGTTCGGCGGGGGCGCGCAACGCTTCGAACTGGGCATCCGGCCCGAAAACCTGCGCGTGACAGAACCGGCGTCCGGTTTGGCGTCCGGTTTGGCATCGGGTTTGGCATCGGGCTCCATTACCGGCGAGCTGACGGACATCGAGGCACTGGGGCTGAAGTCCGTGCTCACGGTGACCAATCCGGCGGCGCGGCTGCGCGTGCTGGTGGACAGCGCGGAGGTCCGGACGTTGCGCCTGGGCCAACAGGTGGGGCTGGAGGCGGTGAACACGCCGCGCATGCTGGCCTTCGACCCGGACGGCGGCCGCAGCCTGCTGCACGGCTGA
- a CDS encoding radical SAM protein has product MINIFVTYRCNLACSYCFARELHGEFPQDMADDRFGILLDWLVRAGVPVAAFIGGEPTLHPRLADMVERTTDAGVAAVLFTNGLFPRELAGQLAGRVSNFVINYNAPEVYTPAQWTLLHENLDRLHDLSARITFSKNFAPGHADYGYLLQGIDRYGVTSVRYDISRPSGRGGNDHCTFDDTGAMMAHVVGFVKACERRGVRTGLDCSVRLCDLRDDDRRYLERVSTKFTGVCHPSIDVHPDLSASYCLPLSGLRVPDVTRFADQDALRWHFAQAVRPLRQENVSAACLDCKDFMRRCQGGCLALRQGAARAMQDVSADVSAGAPASADDMTNGRDATSRATQCPPECPPDCS; this is encoded by the coding sequence ATGATCAACATCTTCGTGACCTACCGGTGCAACCTGGCCTGTTCCTACTGTTTCGCGCGCGAGTTGCACGGCGAATTCCCGCAGGACATGGCGGACGACCGCTTCGGCATCCTGCTGGACTGGCTGGTACGGGCCGGGGTGCCGGTGGCGGCGTTCATCGGGGGCGAGCCCACCCTGCACCCGCGCCTGGCAGACATGGTGGAACGCACCACCGATGCGGGCGTGGCCGCCGTGCTGTTCACCAACGGCCTGTTCCCGCGCGAACTGGCTGGCCAGTTGGCGGGGCGGGTGTCCAACTTCGTCATCAACTACAACGCGCCGGAGGTGTATACCCCGGCGCAGTGGACCCTGCTGCACGAAAACCTGGACCGGCTGCACGACCTTTCGGCGCGGATCACCTTTTCGAAAAACTTCGCCCCCGGCCACGCCGACTACGGCTACCTGCTGCAAGGCATCGACCGCTACGGCGTGACCTCGGTGCGTTACGACATCTCGCGGCCCAGCGGCAGGGGCGGCAACGACCACTGCACCTTCGACGATACCGGCGCCATGATGGCCCACGTGGTGGGCTTCGTGAAGGCGTGCGAGCGGCGGGGGGTGCGCACGGGGCTTGATTGCAGCGTCCGGCTGTGCGACCTCAGGGATGACGACAGGCGGTATCTGGAACGCGTTTCCACCAAGTTCACCGGGGTGTGCCACCCGTCCATCGACGTGCACCCGGACCTGTCGGCCTCATACTGCCTGCCCCTGAGCGGGCTGCGGGTGCCCGACGTGACGCGCTTTGCCGATCAGGATGCGTTGCGCTGGCACTTCGCGCAGGCGGTGCGGCCCCTGCGGCAGGAGAACGTTTCCGCAGCGTGCCTGGATTGCAAGGACTTCATGCGTCGCTGCCAGGGGGGGTGCCTTGCCCTGCGGCAGGGCGCGGCCCGCGCGATGCAAGATGTGTCAGCGGATGTCTCTGCGGGTGCACCCGCGTCGGCAGACGACATGACGAACGGGCGGGACGCTACGTCCCGTGCCACGCAATGCCCCCCGGAATGCCCTCCGGACTGTTCATGA
- a CDS encoding molybdopterin-dependent oxidoreductase produces the protein MSAKDMGDTDVAEQRIITSCTRDCPNSCGLVATVRDGRLVKLAGDPDHPLTRGKACVKAQRYVKRVYSPERITHPLLRDHRTQPWRRATWDEALDRIAARMAAIRDESGTEAILYYQGYGERTALKLLNRYFFNLFGGVTTLRGSLCGGAGQGSQNLDFGERVSHDPLDHCNSNSLILWGRNPASTQISLVPILREIRKRGATVVLVDPARNRSAPLADRHIAPRAGTDAFLAMAVTRLILRAGGEDRAFMQRHAEGAAEYLRILDRYTVDDLCARCGVPVADAEFLADMMLRQRPTSILLGWGMHRHEAAHLSIRAVDALGAISGNIGVPGGGVSQGFEEYGPYDQQYWGDGLNPPRRTLLLPEIGREILAARDPEIRMIMVTAGNPACMAADAGAVARAFRKAEFVVYSGHFMDDTADLAHVFLPATTFLEEDDAMASYGHNYVGPVNKAIEPVGECRSEFMMFHGLAARFPFAGRFRRGVDEWLRDLCTPMWEQGCTLERLRAGAYRLDAPMVPYADKTFPTPSGKFRFMTEFDPAGLGAVEPDYPYRLLTIAPHGYICSERTMAEHDALTEVVLATQEAARLGLADGAVVRVESSVGAVKAILRTEDGQRADILVAERGGWNKAGHGLNLLTRALSSQVGRGTPYYETCVRVTPWPDDGVTGLRVLVVQHSNDAPGGNFCKELERCGAALTTLRPGHGDALPSLDEALTGYDALVALGGQQHCWDDAGSPHFPHLMDLLRAFDAAGRPVAGICLGAQLLARAHGGRPWTMDALEFGFVSCIPTDAGLADPVLSGALPLPRLMSFHEDTFDLPPGATLLVQGTQCRNQCFRVGNASYGFQFHLEVDAAIVQDWVDIFRKGRMSEYATYRETFDDVYFDDLARDMPLLVEASGAFCRKVAAAWLRLARRQGG, from the coding sequence ATGAGCGCGAAAGACATGGGGGACACCGACGTGGCCGAACAACGCATCATCACCAGTTGCACACGCGACTGCCCCAACAGCTGCGGCCTTGTGGCCACCGTGCGCGATGGCCGCCTGGTGAAGCTGGCGGGCGACCCGGACCACCCCCTGACGCGCGGCAAGGCCTGCGTCAAGGCGCAGCGCTACGTGAAGCGGGTGTACAGCCCGGAGCGCATCACGCATCCGCTGCTGCGCGACCACCGCACCCAGCCGTGGCGCCGCGCCACCTGGGACGAGGCGCTGGACCGCATCGCCGCGCGCATGGCCGCCATCCGCGACGAATCCGGCACGGAAGCCATCCTGTACTACCAGGGCTATGGCGAACGCACCGCGCTGAAACTGCTGAACCGCTATTTCTTCAACCTGTTCGGCGGGGTGACCACCCTGCGCGGCTCGTTGTGCGGCGGGGCGGGGCAGGGTTCGCAGAACCTCGACTTTGGCGAGCGCGTCTCGCACGACCCGCTGGACCACTGCAACAGCAACTCGCTCATCCTGTGGGGCCGCAACCCGGCGTCCACCCAGATCAGCCTGGTGCCCATCCTGCGCGAGATTCGCAAGCGGGGGGCCACGGTGGTGCTGGTGGACCCGGCCCGCAACCGTTCGGCCCCGCTGGCGGACCGGCACATCGCGCCGCGTGCGGGCACGGACGCCTTTCTGGCCATGGCCGTGACCAGGCTCATCCTGCGCGCCGGGGGCGAGGACCGCGCATTCATGCAGCGCCACGCCGAGGGCGCGGCGGAATACCTGCGCATCCTTGACCGGTACACGGTGGACGACCTGTGCGCCCGCTGCGGCGTACCCGTGGCTGACGCGGAATTTCTGGCGGACATGATGCTGCGCCAGCGGCCCACGTCCATCCTGCTGGGCTGGGGCATGCACCGGCACGAGGCGGCGCACCTGTCCATCCGCGCCGTGGACGCGCTGGGGGCCATCAGCGGCAACATCGGCGTGCCGGGCGGCGGCGTGAGCCAGGGCTTCGAGGAATACGGCCCCTACGACCAGCAGTACTGGGGCGACGGGCTGAACCCGCCCCGGCGTACCCTGCTGCTGCCGGAAATTGGCCGCGAGATACTGGCCGCGCGCGATCCGGAAATCCGCATGATCATGGTCACGGCGGGCAACCCGGCCTGCATGGCGGCGGATGCCGGGGCCGTTGCCCGCGCCTTCCGCAAGGCGGAGTTCGTGGTCTATTCCGGCCACTTCATGGATGACACGGCGGATCTGGCCCACGTCTTCCTGCCTGCCACCACATTCCTGGAAGAAGATGACGCCATGGCCAGCTACGGCCACAACTACGTGGGGCCGGTGAACAAGGCCATCGAGCCGGTGGGCGAGTGTCGTTCGGAATTCATGATGTTCCACGGTCTTGCGGCGCGCTTTCCCTTTGCCGGGCGCTTCCGGCGCGGCGTGGACGAGTGGCTGCGCGACCTGTGCACGCCCATGTGGGAACAGGGCTGCACCCTGGAGCGGCTGCGCGCCGGGGCCTACCGGCTGGACGCGCCCATGGTGCCCTACGCGGACAAGACCTTTCCCACGCCGTCCGGCAAGTTCCGGTTCATGACCGAGTTCGATCCCGCAGGGCTGGGCGCGGTGGAACCGGACTATCCCTACCGCCTGCTGACCATCGCCCCGCACGGGTACATCTGCTCGGAGCGCACCATGGCCGAGCACGACGCCCTGACCGAGGTGGTGCTGGCCACGCAAGAAGCCGCCCGACTGGGCTTGGCCGACGGTGCGGTGGTGCGGGTGGAAAGCAGCGTGGGCGCGGTGAAGGCCATCCTGCGCACCGAGGACGGCCAGCGGGCGGACATCCTGGTGGCCGAGCGAGGCGGCTGGAACAAGGCCGGGCACGGGCTGAACCTGCTCACCCGCGCCCTGTCCAGCCAGGTGGGGCGCGGCACGCCGTACTACGAAACCTGCGTGCGGGTAACCCCGTGGCCCGACGACGGCGTCACGGGCTTGCGCGTGCTGGTGGTGCAGCACAGCAACGATGCCCCCGGCGGCAACTTCTGCAAGGAACTGGAACGCTGCGGCGCTGCGTTGACCACCCTGCGGCCCGGGCACGGAGATGCGCTGCCATCCCTCGACGAGGCCCTGACCGGGTACGACGCGCTGGTGGCTCTGGGCGGGCAGCAACACTGCTGGGACGATGCAGGCTCGCCCCATTTTCCGCACCTGATGGACCTGCTGCGCGCCTTCGACGCGGCGGGCAGGCCGGTGGCGGGCATTTGCCTGGGGGCGCAATTGTTGGCGCGGGCACATGGCGGCAGGCCGTGGACCATGGACGCGCTGGAGTTCGGCTTCGTGTCCTGCATCCCCACCGACGCGGGCCTGGCCGATCCGGTACTGTCTGGCGCGTTGCCCCTGCCGCGCCTGATGTCCTTCCACGAAGACACCTTCGACCTGCCGCCAGGCGCCACCCTGCTGGTGCAGGGCACCCAGTGCCGCAACCAGTGCTTCCGCGTGGGCAACGCCTCGTACGGGTTCCAGTTTCACCTGGAGGTTGATGCCGCCATCGTGCAGGACTGGGTGGACATATTCCGCAAGGGGCGCATGAGCGAATACGCAACCTACCGCGAGACATTCGACGACGTGTATTTCGACGACCTGGCCCGCGACATGCCCCTGCTGGTGGAAGCCTCCGGGGCGTTCTGCCGCAAGGTGGCGGCGGCGTGGCTGAGACTTGCCCGGCGGCAGGGGGGCTGA
- a CDS encoding ABC transporter substrate binding protein codes for MASRSCFILPLSALLTVLAWGTAFPQAAPARTTLTRVCVVQSYHSEYVWCQNINEGIRAALRGAGAVIDVFYLDAKRSPSPDSLRAAARGIAARIAELEPQVVITVDDAAQLYLAVPYLMGKGGAGGGPQVVFCGVNAPLGNYGYPAPDVTGVRERWHFREGFDLLRKIAPRIRNVAVLLDDSESAGFVLADMRDDLARNGPFALPLSDVAMLHTFQDWKRAVLSAQDHADALALGLYHSLVDAATGKVVPVESVRDWNLSVLRKPTLGFSDATRDHGHLCGILESAHEQGLLAGRMARHLVLRGGSAGDLPVAVNQQGLVFVNLKTAERLGLVIPYEIIKAAELVIQ; via the coding sequence ATGGCTAGCCGTTCCTGTTTCATCCTGCCGTTGTCGGCGCTGCTGACCGTGCTTGCATGGGGCACGGCGTTTCCGCAGGCCGCCCCGGCGCGCACCACGTTGACGCGGGTGTGCGTGGTGCAGAGTTATCACTCCGAATACGTCTGGTGCCAGAACATCAACGAGGGCATCCGTGCCGCGCTGCGGGGCGCGGGAGCCGTCATTGACGTGTTCTACCTGGATGCCAAGCGTTCCCCCTCGCCGGACAGCCTGCGCGCCGCCGCACGGGGCATTGCCGCCCGCATTGCGGAACTGGAACCGCAGGTGGTGATAACCGTGGACGATGCGGCGCAATTGTACCTGGCCGTACCGTACCTGATGGGCAAGGGCGGTGCCGGAGGCGGGCCGCAGGTGGTGTTCTGCGGGGTCAATGCCCCGCTCGGGAACTACGGCTACCCCGCGCCCGACGTTACCGGCGTGCGCGAACGCTGGCACTTCCGCGAAGGGTTCGACCTGTTGCGAAAGATCGCACCCCGCATCAGGAACGTGGCGGTGCTGCTGGATGACTCGGAATCCGCCGGATTCGTGCTGGCGGACATGCGCGACGACCTTGCCCGCAACGGCCCCTTTGCCCTGCCACTGTCCGACGTGGCCATGCTGCACACCTTTCAGGACTGGAAGCGCGCGGTGCTTTCCGCGCAGGACCATGCCGACGCCCTGGCGCTGGGCCTGTACCATTCGCTGGTGGACGCCGCCACCGGCAAGGTGGTGCCCGTCGAATCCGTGCGCGACTGGAATCTTTCCGTACTGCGCAAGCCCACGCTGGGCTTCAGCGATGCCACGCGCGACCATGGCCACCTGTGCGGCATTCTGGAATCGGCCCACGAACAGGGGCTGCTGGCGGGGCGCATGGCGCGTCACCTGGTACTGCGCGGGGGATCGGCGGGCGACCTGCCCGTGGCCGTCAACCAACAAGGCTTGGTATTCGTCAACCTGAAGACGGCGGAACGTCTGGGGCTGGTCATTCCCTACGAGATCATCAAGGCGGCGGAGTTGGTCATCCAATGA